The sequence GCAACAACTGTCGAAATCTCACCAAGCTCTTCTCTCAGTTTTTCAATCAACCCTTCGACTAAACACTGGTATCCCAATACGACGCCTGAGCGCATCGCTGACTCAGTATCATTACCAATAACCTGTTCAGGGGGATGAATCTGAATTCTTGGCAGCTTGGCTGTTTTTCCAACTAATGCATCCAGAGAGATCTGGACTCCTGGTGCGATAATTCCCCCAAGATAGTCCCCCTCACCTGAGATCACATCGAAGCTCGTTGCAGTACCAAAATCAATAACGACGGCAGGGCATTGATACTTCTCACGTACCGCAACTGCATTCACAATTCTATCTGCACCCACTGCAGACGGGTCCTTGGTTCTTATTGGCATACCCGTCTTAATCCCTGGACCAACAAGAAGCGGCTCAATATCTAGCTCGTTTTTTAATACCGAGACCATATAGGGGACAACTGGAGGCACGACACTCGATATGATTGCAGAATCAAATTGCACTTCTTGTCCTAAACGACGCTCCAATGCGGGAAAAAGAATAGAGGCATACTCATCAACGGTCCTTTCTTGACACGTTCTAATCCGCACAACGGTACGCAACTCCTTTCC is a genomic window of bacterium containing:
- a CDS encoding type III pantothenate kinase, yielding MAKNKPIIRQNIFEGESMLLAFDIGNTSTVVGCFHGKELRTVVRIRTCQERTVDEYASILFPALERRLGQEVQFDSAIISSVVPPVVPYMVSVLKNELDIEPLLVGPGIKTGMPIRTKDPSAVGADRIVNAVAVREKYQCPAVVIDFGTATSFDVISGEGDYLGGIIAPGVQISLDALVGKTAKLPRIQIHPPEQVIGNDTESAMRSGVVLGYQCLVEGLIEKLREELGEISTVVATGGYGQLFADRLSTIDIFEPDLTLNGLRLIADKNLERC